A DNA window from Pseudomonas tohonis contains the following coding sequences:
- a CDS encoding OB-fold-containig protein has protein sequence MEIFLQTALSFPTVLFSFLLCLAIVYWAIVALGLVEVDLLDVEADSLLAGDGVAALLSKLKLNGVPVTLVLSLLFAGSWFLSYFAELLVLSHLPLGLLRYPLGLVVAVVALGLSLPVAALICSPLRPLFHKAEAVTSKSVLGQTAMVRSGRVTLEHGEAVLEDGGAGLILKVRADEALGLKRGDRVVLLEYLEAQHAYRVITEDEFRGI, from the coding sequence ATGGAAATCTTCCTGCAGACCGCACTGTCGTTCCCCACCGTGCTGTTCAGCTTCCTGCTGTGCCTGGCCATCGTCTACTGGGCGATCGTCGCGCTCGGCCTGGTCGAGGTCGACCTGCTGGACGTCGAGGCCGACTCGCTGCTCGCCGGCGATGGCGTCGCGGCCCTGCTGTCGAAGCTCAAGCTCAATGGCGTGCCGGTCACCCTGGTGCTCAGCCTGCTGTTCGCCGGCTCCTGGTTCCTCAGCTATTTCGCCGAACTCCTGGTCCTCAGCCACCTGCCCCTGGGCCTCCTGCGCTACCCGCTGGGCCTGGTCGTGGCCGTGGTCGCGCTGGGCCTGTCGCTGCCCGTGGCGGCGCTCATCTGCAGCCCGCTGCGGCCGCTGTTCCACAAGGCGGAGGCCGTCACCAGCAAGAGCGTGCTCGGCCAGACCGCCATGGTGCGCAGCGGCCGGGTCACCCTGGAGCATGGCGAAGCCGTGCTCGAAGACGGTGGCGCCGGGCTGATCCTCAAGGTCCGTGCCGACGAAGCCCTCGGGCTCAAGCGCGGCGACCGCGTCGTATTACTGGAATACCTGGAGGCGCAGCACGCCTATCGGGTCATCACCGAGGACGAATTCCGGGGCATCTGA
- a CDS encoding flotillin family protein, with product MNNIEWVMPFLTVLGLVVLFVVGILALFKAFYIKVPQGTALIVNDMSSTPKVHFTGALVYPVIHLKEFMRISLITLEVDRRAKDGLICRDNMRADITVAFYLRVNETQEDVLKVAKAIGVERASDRAAVNELFNAKFSEALKTVGKQFDFVQLFENRQDFRDRIIEVIGNDLNGYVLEDVAIDYLEQTAKNSLDPSNILDAEGIRKITELTAAQNVITNELERNQELAIQKKNVETREAALALERQQADAEARQKREIETIRAREEAETAKVKEEERLKAEQARIQAQQEIDVRVENHQREVEVAQQNRQRAVVIEVEKVTRAKDLEVVAREREVELQRIEKEKALEEQRKNIANVIRDRVAVEKTVAQEEERIKEVREISEAERAKQVIVLQAQAEAEQELVRQVKQAEADETRSKHKAVEINNLAQAELEAAAKQAEAKKRLAEGIEAERAAPGLADARVLEVTAAAKEKEGLAEARVRAEQLIAEARGEQEKGLADARVLEAAAAAKEKDGLAEAKVLEEKLGAQARGEEQLGAAKAKATKDLGSAEAEILLQRLNAEAEGLGKKFGALDALSDSARQHEEFRMQLEKSFEEAMAAIAANKDIAKDQAEVLATALGKAKIEIVGGEGDFFNSFAKSLSVGKAIEGVVGKSPVVQDVLARLLNGRTPAVAPKADAAPAADA from the coding sequence ATGAACAACATCGAGTGGGTGATGCCCTTCCTGACCGTGCTCGGACTCGTCGTCCTGTTCGTGGTCGGCATCCTGGCCCTGTTCAAGGCCTTCTACATCAAGGTCCCGCAGGGCACCGCGCTGATCGTCAACGACATGTCCTCCACGCCCAAGGTGCACTTCACCGGCGCCCTGGTGTACCCGGTCATCCACCTCAAGGAGTTCATGCGCATCTCGCTGATCACCCTGGAAGTCGATCGCCGCGCCAAGGACGGGCTGATCTGCCGCGACAACATGCGCGCCGACATCACCGTCGCCTTCTACCTGCGCGTCAATGAAACCCAGGAAGACGTGCTCAAGGTGGCCAAGGCCATCGGCGTCGAGCGTGCCTCCGACCGCGCCGCGGTGAACGAGCTGTTCAACGCCAAGTTCTCCGAAGCGCTGAAGACCGTCGGCAAGCAGTTCGACTTCGTCCAGCTGTTCGAGAACCGCCAGGACTTCCGCGACCGCATCATCGAGGTGATCGGCAACGACCTGAACGGCTACGTGCTCGAAGACGTCGCCATCGACTACCTGGAGCAGACCGCGAAGAACTCCCTCGACCCGAGCAACATCCTCGACGCCGAAGGCATCCGCAAGATCACCGAGCTGACCGCCGCGCAGAACGTCATCACCAACGAGCTGGAGCGCAACCAGGAGCTGGCGATCCAGAAGAAGAACGTCGAGACCCGTGAAGCCGCCCTGGCGCTGGAACGCCAGCAGGCCGACGCCGAAGCCCGTCAGAAGCGCGAGATCGAGACCATCCGCGCCCGCGAGGAAGCCGAGACCGCCAAGGTCAAGGAAGAGGAGCGCCTCAAGGCCGAGCAGGCGCGCATCCAGGCGCAGCAGGAGATCGACGTGCGCGTCGAGAACCACCAGCGCGAAGTGGAAGTGGCCCAGCAGAACCGCCAGCGCGCCGTGGTCATCGAGGTGGAGAAGGTCACCCGCGCCAAGGACCTGGAAGTGGTCGCCCGCGAGCGCGAGGTCGAGCTGCAGCGCATCGAGAAGGAAAAGGCGCTGGAAGAACAGCGCAAGAATATCGCCAACGTGATCCGCGACCGCGTCGCCGTCGAGAAGACCGTGGCCCAGGAAGAGGAGCGCATCAAGGAAGTGCGTGAGATCTCCGAGGCCGAGCGTGCCAAGCAGGTCATCGTGCTCCAGGCGCAGGCCGAGGCCGAGCAGGAACTGGTGCGCCAGGTCAAGCAGGCCGAGGCCGACGAGACCCGCTCCAAGCACAAGGCCGTGGAAATCAACAACCTGGCCCAGGCCGAGCTGGAAGCCGCTGCCAAGCAGGCCGAGGCGAAGAAGCGCCTGGCCGAAGGCATCGAGGCCGAGCGTGCCGCCCCCGGCCTGGCCGACGCGCGGGTGCTGGAAGTCACCGCCGCCGCCAAGGAGAAGGAAGGCCTCGCCGAAGCCCGCGTGCGTGCCGAGCAGCTGATCGCCGAAGCCCGTGGCGAGCAGGAGAAAGGCCTGGCCGACGCCCGCGTGCTGGAAGCCGCCGCCGCAGCCAAGGAAAAGGACGGCCTGGCCGAAGCCAAGGTGCTGGAAGAGAAGCTGGGCGCCCAGGCGCGTGGCGAAGAACAGCTCGGCGCCGCCAAGGCCAAGGCCACCAAGGACCTGGGTTCGGCGGAAGCGGAAATCCTCCTGCAGCGCCTCAACGCCGAGGCCGAAGGCCTGGGCAAGAAGTTCGGTGCCCTCGATGCCCTCAGCGACAGTGCTCGCCAGCACGAGGAGTTCCGCATGCAGCTGGAGAAGAGCTTCGAGGAAGCCATGGCCGCCATCGCCGCCAACAAGGACATCGCCAAGGACCAGGCCGAGGTGCTCGCCACCGCACTGGGCAAGGCGAAGATCGAGATCGTCGGCGGCGAAGGCGACTTCTTCAACTCCTTCGCCAAGTCGCTCTCCGTGGGCAAGGCCATCGAAGGCGTGGTGGGCAAGAGCCCGGTGGTGCAGGACGTGCTGGCGCGCCTGCTCAATGGTCGCACCCCGGCCGTCGCGCCCAAGGCTGACGCCGCTCCGGCTGCCGACGCCTGA